A region from the Achromobacter seleniivolatilans genome encodes:
- a CDS encoding ShlB/FhaC/HecB family hemolysin secretion/activation protein yields MRRTFPASSLTLSLICTLTFSANALADGPLRGNPVDAMPQLERPPSANQPPPVVQTATPEQMALQARLAQRIVPRNFDVSGVHAIPFEQVTAILTPLSGKEISLGELVQQVDRITQLYRDNGFPLSFALVQNQTFANGLVVVTVVEGYIGNVRIEGDIGNAQDRLETLAGPLKEDRPLKQATLERQLNLMRTVPGVKFTPNLDLPRRADGATELVLTASRQPVSLTGGVADLGTGMQPLVNMATNSLTPLGEQVKLTAAVPFNTDDVKYVMGEIRVPIGPDGLAIKVDGYHYDAKPKDDAIEYLGFERRVKNDRIGVGVSYPFLLNNTRSLTGTMGVYAANSKDRYDSRTTDRWLQQDARVRAANVELRYIQVSETKSTDVTLAVAKGFDAAGAKKDISTNYGYSATPILDLDFTRYNLNAKQTFLLPAQFGLTLSGAAQYSSNILPSSEQVSFGSWRYAMGYAQGEQSGDKGVGVSAEINRRFGTGWEYLSSVQPYALVDYARTWYNNKGLQELNQRHLSSVALGIRFTDDKYYLFDFNVAKPVGSATVNNDRDVRFNANYSLFYDAF; encoded by the coding sequence ATGAGACGCACGTTCCCGGCAAGTTCGCTAACCCTCTCGCTTATCTGCACTCTCACCTTCAGCGCCAACGCGTTGGCGGATGGCCCGCTACGGGGCAACCCCGTAGACGCAATGCCGCAATTGGAACGCCCCCCCAGCGCCAACCAGCCTCCTCCGGTGGTGCAGACCGCCACGCCCGAGCAAATGGCGTTGCAGGCCAGGCTTGCCCAGCGCATCGTGCCGCGCAACTTTGATGTCAGCGGTGTGCATGCCATTCCGTTTGAACAAGTGACCGCCATCCTCACCCCTTTGTCAGGCAAGGAAATCAGCCTGGGCGAGTTGGTGCAGCAGGTTGACAGGATCACTCAGCTCTATCGCGATAATGGCTTTCCGCTGTCCTTCGCCCTGGTGCAGAACCAGACGTTCGCCAATGGCCTGGTCGTGGTGACTGTGGTCGAGGGTTATATCGGCAACGTGCGGATCGAAGGCGATATCGGCAATGCGCAAGACCGCCTTGAAACGCTTGCAGGCCCTCTGAAAGAAGACCGGCCTTTGAAGCAGGCCACGCTGGAACGCCAGCTGAATCTGATGCGTACCGTGCCGGGCGTGAAGTTCACGCCCAATCTCGATCTGCCCCGCCGCGCCGACGGCGCGACGGAACTGGTCTTGACTGCCAGCCGGCAGCCGGTCAGTTTGACGGGTGGCGTCGCCGATCTGGGCACAGGCATGCAGCCCTTGGTCAATATGGCCACCAACAGCCTGACACCGCTGGGCGAACAGGTGAAGCTGACCGCCGCCGTGCCATTCAATACCGATGATGTGAAATATGTGATGGGCGAAATCCGTGTGCCCATCGGGCCGGATGGCTTGGCGATCAAGGTCGACGGCTATCACTACGATGCAAAGCCCAAGGATGACGCAATCGAATACCTGGGCTTTGAGCGGCGTGTAAAAAACGATCGTATCGGCGTTGGCGTGAGCTACCCCTTCTTGTTGAACAACACCCGCTCACTCACCGGCACGATGGGCGTCTACGCCGCCAATTCGAAAGACCGGTATGACTCCCGCACAACGGATCGCTGGCTCCAGCAAGACGCGCGTGTGCGTGCGGCCAACGTTGAGCTGCGCTACATCCAGGTGTCAGAAACCAAATCGACCGATGTGACGCTAGCGGTGGCCAAGGGTTTCGATGCCGCCGGGGCCAAGAAGGATATCTCCACCAACTACGGATACTCAGCCACACCTATCCTGGACCTTGATTTCACCCGCTACAACCTGAACGCCAAGCAAACCTTTCTGCTGCCTGCCCAATTTGGCCTGACCTTGTCGGGCGCGGCGCAATACTCCAGCAATATTCTGCCTTCGTCCGAACAAGTGTCTTTCGGCAGTTGGCGTTACGCCATGGGTTATGCGCAAGGGGAACAAAGCGGCGACAAAGGCGTCGGGGTTTCGGCCGAGATCAACCGCAGGTTCGGTACTGGCTGGGAGTATCTATCCAGCGTTCAGCCGTATGCGTTGGTCGACTACGCCCGCACTTGGTACAACAACAAGGGGTTGCAAGAGCTGAATCAAAGACACCTGTCGTCGGTGGCGCTGGGTATCCGTTTCACGGACGATAAATACTATCTGTTCGATTTCAACGTGGCCAAGCCCGTCGGTTCAGCCACCGTCAACAATGATCGTGACGTCCGCTTCAATGCGAACTACTCGTTGTTCTACGACGCGTTCTGA